A single window of Vigna radiata var. radiata cultivar VC1973A chromosome 4, Vradiata_ver6, whole genome shotgun sequence DNA harbors:
- the LOC106758570 gene encoding betaine aldehyde dehydrogenase 1, chloroplastic: MAISVPSRQLFIDGEWKVPVHNNRIPIINPATEDIIGDIPAGTKEDIDLAVDAAKRALSRNKGRDWSSASASVRAGYLRAIASKITEKKDELGKLEAIDSGKPLDEALADLDDVIACFNYYAELAEGLDAKQKAPVSLPMETFKSYILKEPIGVVALITPWNYPLLMATWKVAPALAAGCAAILKPSELASVTCLELAEVCREVNLPPGVLNVVTGLGNDAGAPLASHPDVDKVAFTGSSLTGSKIMSAAAQLTKPVSLELGGKSPIVVFEDVDLDKTAEWTIFGCFFTNGQICSATSRLIVHESIATEFVDKLVKWAKNIKISDPLEEGCRLGPIVSEGQYKKVLNFISTAKSEGATILTGGSRPEHLKRGYFVEPTIISDVTTSMQIWREEVFGPVLSVKTFSTEEEAIELANDTQYGLGSAVMSKDLERCERISQAIKAGIVWINCAQPSFIQAPWGGIKRSGFGRELGEWGLENYLSVKQVTKYISDEQWGWYQPPSKL; this comes from the exons atgGCCATCTCAGTACCCAGTAGGCAACTATTCATTGATGGAGAATGGAAAGTCCCCGTCCACAACAACCGGATTCCGATCATCAATCCCGCCACCGAAGATATCATAG GCGATATCCCTGCCGGTACCAAGGAAGATATTGACCTTGCTGTCGATGCTGCTAAAAGAGCCTTGTCCCGGAACAAAGGCAGAGATTGGTCATCAGCTTCTGCTTCTGTTCGTGCTGGTTATCTTCGAGCCATCGCTTCAAAG ATAACGGAGAAAAAGGATGAACTGGGAAAGCTTGAAGCAATTGATAGTGGAAAACCACTAGATGAAGCACTGGCAGACCTG GATGATGTTATTGCTTGTTTTAACTACTATGCTGAGCTTGCAGAAGGGTTGGATGCAAAGCAAAAGGCTCCTGTATCCCTCCCTATGGAAACTTTCAAGAGTTATATTCTCAAGGAGCCCATTGGGGTTGTTGCATTAATTACTCCATG GAACTATCCTCTCTTAATGGCTACATGGAAAGTTGCTCCTGCTCTGGCTGCTGGTTGTGCTGCAATATTGAAGCCATCTGAATTGGCATCTGT GACATGTTTGGAGCTGGCTGAAGTATGCAGAGAAGTAAACCTTCCACCAGGGGTATTAAATGTTGTTACTGGATTAGGCAATGATGCTGGTGCTCCTTTGGCATCTCATCCTGATGTAGACAAG GTTGCCTTTACTGGAAGCTCTTTAACTGGGAGCAAGATTATGTCAGCTGCAGCACAGCTAACCAAG CCTGTTTCTCTAGAGCTTGGTGGAAAAAGCCCAATCGTTGTTTTTGAGGATGTTGACCTTGACAAGA CTGCTGAATGGACAATCTTTGGCTGCTTCTTTACAAATGGTCAGATTTGCAGTGCAACATCTCGCCTTATTGTGCAT GAAAGTATAGCAACAGAATTTGTGGATAAACTTGTGAAATGGgccaaaaacatcaaaatttcaGATCCCTTGGAAGAAGGCTGCAGGCTAGGCCCTATTGTTAGTGAAGGACAG TACAAAAAGGTATTGAATTTCATCTCAACCGCTAAGAGTGAAGGTGCAACAATTTTGACAGGAGGGTCTCGTCCAGAG CATTTGAAAAGGGGATACTTTGTTGAACCCACCATCATCAGTGATGTGACTACCTCAATGCAAATTTGGAGAGAAGAAGTTTTTGGACCTGTACTCTCTGTGAAAACATTTAGTACCGAGGAAGAAGCTATTGAACTAGCAAATGACACCCA ATACGGCTTAGGGTCTGCCGTAATGTCAAAAGATCTAGAAAGATGTGAGCGTATATCTCAG GCTATTAAAGCTGGAATTGTATGGATAAATTGTGCTCAACCAAGCTTCATTCAAGCCCCATGGGGAGGCATAAAACGAAGTGGCTTTGGTCGTGAATTAGGAGAATG gGGTCTAGAAAACTATTTAAGTGTGAAGCAAGTGACCAAGTACATATCTGATGAGCAGTGGGGCTGGTATCAGCCTCCTTCAAAGCTCTGA